CGATAAGTTTGTTGGCTTTGTATCTGATATGGAGGGAATTGAAAAACACTTGGAAAAGGCAACTGAGAAATATGATGAGGCAATAAAAAAACTCTCTACAGGTAGAGGAAATTTAATTGGACAAGCTGAAAACTTGAAAAAACTTGGAGTTAATTCTAAAAAACAATTGCCCGAAAAGTTTATTCTTGATAATATAGAAGTAAAGGAAACGGATGAAAATGATGACGAATAAATACGCTTGCTAACACGATGTATAAGTAATAGCGGTTTAAGTGATAAAACAAAAATAAAGATTTGTACAAATTGAATGAAGAAGTGGAGTAACTACTCATAGCTGGGAACATTGCCAAACATAAAAATAGCTAAAAGTTGGGTGTACCGATTAAACTTATAAAATATATTTTGCAAATTTGCAGGATATACAGAATACCTAAAATATTTCTATGCCTTCTATTTCTACAAAAGGAGCTTTAATGCCGGAATCTCCCATAAGAAAATTAGTTCCTTATGCCGAAAATGCAAAAAAAAGAGGGGTAAAAGTTTATCATCTTAATATTGGGCAACCGGATATAAAAACTCCAAAAGTAGCTTTAGACGCTGTAAAGCACAATACCATTGAAGTGTTGTCCTATGCCAAGTCTGAAGGTTCTGAAATATATAGGACCAAGTTGGCTTCTTATTATCAACAAAACAACATACAGGTACTTGCCGACGATATCGTTGCAACTACGGGAGGGTCCGAAGCATTATTATTTACGATAGGCAGTATTACCGATCCGGGAGATGAAATTATCGTTCCGGAGCCTTTTTATGCAAACTATAACGGGTTTTCAATAGCTTCCGGAGCAACTGTTGTTCCTATTACTTCCGGGATCGAAGACAATTTTGCATTGCCCGAAATAGAAGCTTTTGAAAAGCTGATCTCTAAAAAAACAAAAGCTATTTTGATATGTAATCCCGGAAATCCAACCGGATATTTATACAGTAAAGAAGAAATTGAAAAATTAAAACAAATTGTATTAAAACACGATCTTTTTTTAATTGCCGACGAGGTGTACCGGGAGTTTACTTATGACAGGCACAGACATCATTCCATAATGAGTGAAAAAGGGTTAGAAAAGCATGCCATTATGATTGATTCTGTCTCCAAGCGTTACAGTATGTGCGGTGCAAGAATTGGTTGTATTGCATCCAAAAACAGGGATATTATACATACGGTCATAAAATTTGCACAAGCCCGCTTGAGCCCGCCAACCTATGCTTTATTGGCTTCCGAAGCTGCCCTTAATACGCCACAAAGTTATTTCGATACTGTTATTAAAGAATATACCGGAAGAAGAAATACATTGATTGCCGAATTGCAAAAAATTGAAGGAGTAAAGGTAGCGAATCCAAAAGGTGCTTTTTATTGCGTAGCGGAGCTCCCGGTGAATGACGCTGATGATTTTGCACAGTGGGTTTTAGAAAAATTCAGCCATAAAAATGAAACCTTAATGGTAGCCCCTGCCAGTGGTTTCTACGCTACTCCAAACATGGGAAAAAATCAGGTGCGGATTGCCTATGTATTAAATAAAAAGGATTTGATCAGATGTGTTGAAATTCTTAAAATAGCTCTAGAAAAGTATGCTAACTAATTGACTATTCAAAAAAACATATCGTTAAAAAATTACAATACATTTGGTATTGATGTGCTTGCAAAACGCTTTATTTCCGTAAGGTCATACTCCGAATTAAAACAGCTGTTGAAAACCGAAAAAAAATTCTTTCTCATCAGCGGGGGTAGTAATATATTACTTACATCTGACATTGAATCATTGGTTGTCCATATTGACATGAAAGGAATTTTCTTAGATCAGGAAACAGCTAATGAAGTGTACCTGACAGTAAATGCCGGAGAAAACTGGCATGCGTTTGTACTTTGGTGTATTGATCATGGGTATGGAAGTCTGGAGAACTTATCATTCATCCCGGGGAATGTAGGCACTTGCCCTATTCAGAATATTGGAGCTTACGGTGTGGAGGTAAAAGATGTAATCACTAAAGTAACCGGTATAGAAATTACAAATAGTAAAAAAATTGAATTTTCAAATAGCGATTGTGTCTTTACTTACAGAGATTCGATTTTTAAGAATCGTGCCAGGGGGAAGTATATTATTACTTCCGTAAGTTTTAAATTGACTAAGAATCATCATGTTTTAAATACATCTTACGGATCCATTACCTCTTTTTTAGAGGATAAATCTATTTTTAATCCCACTATCAGAGATGTTTCCAATGCTGTGATTGCCATACGACAATCTAAGCTCCCTGATCCGAATAAAATAGGAAATGGTGGTAGTTTTTTTAAAAACCCTGTTATTTCAAAAGAACATTTCGATACGCTCCGGCAACAATATCCTACAATTCCCGGCTATATGGTTTCAGAGTCAACGGTTAAAGTTCCTGCCGGGTGGTTAATTGAAAAAGCGGGCTTTAAAGGTTATCGCTCCGGCGATGCAGGGGTATATGAGAAACAAGCATTGGTAGTGGTAAATTACGGAAATGCCAACGGTAAGGAAATTCTGGGTCTGGCAAAAAAGATTCAAGTTGATGTTCTCGAAAGGTTTGATATCAATCTGGATATGGAGGTGAATGTTATTTGATATAGTTTCAGGTTTAAAAGTTTCAAGCTGTACGTTCCTGATAGAGATTGATCGCTTTAAAAAGTGGTTAATCAATGAAAACAAATATAAAGATTAGCGGTAGACATTGAGAGTTTAGTAATTAGATATAGCAAATTATAAGTATCTTTACCGCTACAATACTAAATTATGAAACTCATCTTATTATCCGTAGGATTATTAGCTTTGGGAGTGGCGGGAATTGCCATTAAAATTTGGATTAAAAAAGAGGGTAAGTTTGCGGGTACCTGTGCAAGTCAAAACCCAATGATCAACTCGAATGGAGAAGCTTGTGGGTTTTGCGGTAAAACTCTGGATCAATTTGATAGTTGTACTAAATCTTAGTGTTATTTGTAGTCTCTTAATTTAAATGTCGATGTGGAAAAATAAATTGAGCTTGGCTAAAAAAATAATATTCTTCAGTTCTATTTTCATTTTGGCAAGTTGTTTACCAATTGAAACTAAAGATGCTGAAAAAGCATATAAATATTGGTCAGGAGGCAGACCTCCGAAAGAAATTGAATTAATAAAAGGAGCATATTATCAATCACCTCATTTCTCACTCAAGTATGAATTATTTCTAAAATTCAGAGCGGACAAAAAATGGTTTCATGAGTTTGTTAAATATAATAAACTCGAAATTGACACCGTTGGAAATGATTGGGCAAAATGGACCAAGCTTCCCGGATGGTTTAAAATTGATGAGAATTATCTGATTTATACTAAAGACCAAACTAATGAATTTGAGCGTTCGAGATATTGAACTCATTTAAACTTTTTCAATTTATTACCTTTAGCAACTATTTTTTCAAAATCTCATCATTGAAAATAACCAAAGAATTATTACGTCAACATGTTCAAAAAGCAAAAGAAGGGCATCAGATATCTTTTAATTTTTTATTGGATGTATTCTGGCCTGATGTATATAACTACCAGTTAAAAAGGACTCAAAATGATAATGATGCAGAAGATATTACCATCCAAGCATTTTCGAGAGCTTTTGACAGAATTGATATGTATAATGAAAAATATACCTTTAAAACCTGGTTACTTACGATTTCTAAGAATATACATATAGATTTGGTTAGAAAGAAAAAAACATCTATTCAAACCGATAATTCCAACGAAAAAGATACGGAAGTACATCAAATTATCGATGATAATCCAACGCCTGAAGACACCATTATTACCCAACAGAATTTGGCAAAATTACTACTAGATGTCAAGCAATTAAAACCAAAATATCAAGAG
This window of the Flavobacteriaceae bacterium genome carries:
- a CDS encoding aminotransferase class I/II-fold pyridoxal phosphate-dependent enzyme, with protein sequence MPSISTKGALMPESPIRKLVPYAENAKKRGVKVYHLNIGQPDIKTPKVALDAVKHNTIEVLSYAKSEGSEIYRTKLASYYQQNNIQVLADDIVATTGGSEALLFTIGSITDPGDEIIVPEPFYANYNGFSIASGATVVPITSGIEDNFALPEIEAFEKLISKKTKAILICNPGNPTGYLYSKEEIEKLKQIVLKHDLFLIADEVYREFTYDRHRHHSIMSEKGLEKHAIMIDSVSKRYSMCGARIGCIASKNRDIIHTVIKFAQARLSPPTYALLASEAALNTPQSYFDTVIKEYTGRRNTLIAELQKIEGVKVANPKGAFYCVAELPVNDADDFAQWVLEKFSHKNETLMVAPASGFYATPNMGKNQVRIAYVLNKKDLIRCVEILKIALEKYAN
- the murB gene encoding UDP-N-acetylmuramate dehydrogenase, whose product is MTIQKNISLKNYNTFGIDVLAKRFISVRSYSELKQLLKTEKKFFLISGGSNILLTSDIESLVVHIDMKGIFLDQETANEVYLTVNAGENWHAFVLWCIDHGYGSLENLSFIPGNVGTCPIQNIGAYGVEVKDVITKVTGIEITNSKKIEFSNSDCVFTYRDSIFKNRARGKYIITSVSFKLTKNHHVLNTSYGSITSFLEDKSIFNPTIRDVSNAVIAIRQSKLPDPNKIGNGGSFFKNPVISKEHFDTLRQQYPTIPGYMVSESTVKVPAGWLIEKAGFKGYRSGDAGVYEKQALVVVNYGNANGKEILGLAKKIQVDVLERFDINLDMEVNVI
- a CDS encoding membrane or secreted protein — protein: MKLILLSVGLLALGVAGIAIKIWIKKEGKFAGTCASQNPMINSNGEACGFCGKTLDQFDSCTKS
- a CDS encoding sigma-70 family RNA polymerase sigma factor, which gives rise to MKITKELLRQHVQKAKEGHQISFNFLLDVFWPDVYNYQLKRTQNDNDAEDITIQAFSRAFDRIDMYNEKYTFKTWLLTISKNIHIDLVRKKKTSIQTDNSNEKDTEVHQIIDDNPTPEDTIITQQNLAKLLLDVKQLKPKYQEVIQLRYFQELSYKEISKQIGEPMSNVKVKLLRARKLLAEIIKRS